A genome region from Macrobrachium rosenbergii isolate ZJJX-2024 chromosome 42, ASM4041242v1, whole genome shotgun sequence includes the following:
- the LOC136828050 gene encoding platelet-activating factor acetylhydrolase-like isoform X2 gives MDPKKWTSWYLGDRYCEGFVQFLTSSAYSQFILPALKPFLFFFGYYITKDIRIPVEWCKELLRRKGLLSPPAGGEKGHDGGPGGWPVVVVSHGMANHRSSLSTLSSDLASHGFVVVAVEHREGSRSTSFFMDPKTKEKEWVSYTAYRHDGQLDARINEVTTAFAVLRRLNEGDVTNLLEKESPFPIETFKGALDLSNSVLLGHSYGGVSALKVLADPRNPFRCGVVLDPWMYPVKGTAAELGEAIKVPILSISTEDFNQGPNRKALQAFQENHHNAKSSFLTMMGTCHHHGNDAPWISGKFMWWVTGGKSSHHPKTVHRFQRSLILTFIDKHIDTKRDNFYSSHTWLTRCRNAIEEDRHIIVAQGDVNVNGG, from the exons ATGGACCCTAAAAAATGGACCAGTTGGTATTTGGGAGACCGGTACTGCGAGGGCTTCGTGCAGTTCCTCACCTCCAGCGCCTACTCCCAGTTCATACTGCCGGCTCTGAAGcccttcttgtttttctttggataTTACATTACAA AAGACATCAGGATCCCGGTAGAGTGGTGCAAGGAGCTCCTCCGGAGGAAAGGACTTCTGTCGCCTCCCGCCGGAGGCGAGAAGGGCCACGACGGAGGTCCTGGCGGGTGGCCAGTGGTCGTAGTGTCACACGGGATGGCCAACCACAGGTCGTCTCTCTCGACTCTTTCCTCTGACCTTGCGTCTCACGGATTCGTCGTAGTCGCTGTTGAACACAG GGAAGGGTCAAGGAGCACCTCTTTCTTCATGGATCCCAAAACCAAAGAGAAGGAGTGGGTGTCATACACAGCTTATCGTCACGACGGACAG TTAGACGCCCGAATCAACGAGGTCACCACCGCCTTCGCCGTCCTGAGACGCCTGAACGAAGGGGACGTCACGAACCTCCTGGAGAAGGAGTCGCCCTTCCCCATAGAGACCTTCAAGGGCGCCCTCGATCTCTCCAACTCCGTCCTCTTGGGCCACTCCTACGGCGGGGTGTCGGCTCTCAAGGTCCTGGCTGATCCCAGGAATCCTTTCAG ATGCGGCGTCGTCCTGGACCCCTGGATGTATCCTGTGAAGGGCACGGCGGCGGAACTGGGCGAGGCGATCAAGGTGCCAATCCTCTCCATATCGACGGAGGACTTCAACCAAGGGCCCAATCGTAAGGCCCTCCAAGCCTTCCAGGAGAACCACCATAATGCCAAGTCTTCTTTCCTCACAATGAT GGGAACTTGCCACCACCACGGTAATGATGCCCCGTGGATATCTGGGAAATTCATGTGGTGGGTCACTGGGGGGAAGTCGTCACACCACCCCAAAACCGTCCACAGATTCCAGCGCAGTTTGATTCTCACCTTCATCGATAAACACATCG ACACGAAGAGAGACAACTTCTACTCCAGCCACACTTGGCTCACCAGATGCCGCAACGCCATTGAGGAGGATCGACACATCATCGTGGCTCAGGGCGATGTGAATGTGAacggaggatga